One Capra hircus breed San Clemente chromosome 3, ASM170441v1, whole genome shotgun sequence genomic window, AGCTCCACGCTGACAGGGCCTCCTCCAGGCCGGACCCCCAGCTCCGCCACACCGTCCTGGCCCACCCCGCCCACCAGTTGGGCAGGGGCAGAGCTCAGCTCCCCCTCCTCCGGCCGCTCCACCCACCAGCTGGCAGCAAGCCGCAGCCCAGGGGGGCCGCCCCGCACGGAGACGTTGCAGAGCAGGGAGGCAGTCTCCCCGCGGTACACTGCGCCTCCCGCCAGCCAGGCCACGGCCTCCAGCACCACACCTGCACAACGAAGGTCAGAGGTGAAAGGTCAGGGCACATGGGATTAGGACCACTGTCCAAGCGAGCCCCCAGAAATTCAGTGTTCCCACAATCTTAGAAGAGGAGTGTGAGGCTGAGACATGGAGGCAGCTGATGCAGAAGGAGAGAGGCTCAGAAACGGAAGGGAAAGGTTCTACAGACCCCGAAACCTGTCCAGGGTCCAGCCTGCCCCGCTCACCTTCTTCTCTGACGTGCACGGGGAGGGGCCGGGAGCGAGCACTGGCGGCTTCACGAAGCCGGGCCCCAGACCCTCGGACGTAGGCCTTGGCTAGGCAGCGGTAGGTGCCCGCATCCCCAGGCCGGGCAGCCTCCAGCCGTAGCCGGTAAGTTCGGGAGGCCACCTTCTCCATGGCAATGTGCCGGCCCTCGTAGCCAGGGCCCAGGCTGCCCACTCCCTCCGTGTCCAACTGGGCCACCAGGCGGCCGGGCCCAGGTGCCCCTGCGGGTGCCATCTCCCAGCCCACAGAGTAGGCGGCATGACGGCCCGGCGGGGGCAAGGCCCCCGACACATTGCACAGCAGCTCCAAGGGCTCCCCTGGGCCGACCCGACGCTCACCAGGCCCTACTGTCACTGCCAGCTGGCTGGCTGAAACACAGGCAGGAAAGAGGTGTCAAGGAGCCAGGAGAGGGCACGGAGCACCTGTCCCCCCTTGACAAGAGGAAACTGCCCCCCATCTCTCCCACCCAGGGGCCCGACTCTCACCCTCAGCCGCGGCCCTCCCATCTCCACACCCATATCTGAGCAGAGAAAACCCATCACGGGGACAGATGCTAACGGGAAGCAATGCTAATGAGACTGCTCACTCGAGGTCTCGGACCACGGTCCTCTAGGGTCCCTGAGATACTCTGGCTCCCAGCTGGCACTGGGGGACCCCGGGCACTCACACAGTGTCTGAACATCCACGTGCGCCAGCACAGCCCTCTTCTCTGCTATCTGGGCCCAGCTGCCATCCGGATCCTGAATCCACTCGGTGGCAGTGCAGTGGTAGGTGCCTGCATCATCCGCTTGGGCACCGCCCAGCACCATGCGGTACCGCTCGGACCCCTCCTTGCCCAGCCGCAGCTCCCCGGCTGCCAGTCGTGCGGCATAGGGAGCTCCAGCGTCCACTGCCAGGTCGGGCCGGAGCCCCACCACTTCCTGCAGAGTCGCTCGCCCCACAGGCACCTCGGGCACAGCCCGCCCAAAGGACACAGCCAGGTGTGTGTGCTTCTGCGTGCTCGTCCTCGCCAGGCAGCCCAGTGCCAGCTCCTGCCCCTCGTGCACTGTGAGGCGAGGGGGTGAAGTCGGGGCCTGGCGGCCTCGCGGCCCCGGGGGGCTAGCAGACACCTGCAGCGTGTCTGGAAGAACTAGAGAGAGCAGGTGGAGTGAGGGGGCGCTGTTGACCTGTGTGAGCTGTTTTCCACCTACAACTTATTTCCCTAAATAGACCGTGAGATCCTAGAAGGCAGAGACTTCGTGTTGTATCATTCCTTCTATAACCCAGTGGTGCCAAGCACAgtgctggcacacagcaggcactcagtaaatacttgctgAGTTTCATAGAACCAGCTCATCGCCTACTCACCCTTATGTTTGAGAGTGACCCCTGTTTGAAATACTCAGCTAAGTGGCTCTGTCTTCCTTCCCGGAAGACAAAGAACCTTAAGAGAGCAAGAATGTCACATGGTCTCCCTCTTCCTACCCTGCCTCTACTTTCCCCACTCCTCCCCCAGATCTGGATCCTGAAATCTCCAGGCATGGAGTCTGTTCACCCTATGGGGCTCCCCTACCCTCCAGGGAATGGAAAGCTTCAGGACACTTCCCCGTCTCCCAGGAAGCCGCTTGATAGAGTaagagctgtgctgtgcttagtcattcagctgtctgaccctgtgtgaccccatggactgtagcctgccaggctcctctgtccatgaggattctccaggcaagaagactggagttggttgccatgctctcctcaatAAGAGCTGTGGACTGGAATGAAGAGTTCTGGGTTAGAGTCCCAGGCCAGTCACTAATTTGCACAAAGTCAAATTAGGGGACCTCCTTGGACCTCAAGTCCCTCTTGAGTTGCGGCTGGCCCTGACTTCCTGCCTTTGGGAGAGAGTGGCCCCACCCTCTCAGGGCCCAGTACCTCTCAGTTCCACTTTGCCGCTGTAGCTGCCCAGGTAGCGGGCATCAGTGGAGGGTGTGTAGCATTCGTAAATGCCAGCATCCTGGGCCTGCAGGCGGGAGATCCTGAGCACCGCGGCATCGCCCTGCAGACGCTGCACCTGAACCTCGCCAGCTGCCACTCGGGGCCCAAAGATGGCGTAGGAGAACCGGGTGTCCCTGGTGCTGACAATGCCCAGGGCGGCCTCTGGGGCCTCGGGCCTGTACAGGAACCACTCGAAGTCCTGCTGGGCAGAGCCCTCGTAGCCACTGACATTGCAGGAGATGGAGACGGCAGCGCCAGCCACGCGGTACAGGGGCCCCTGAGGGACCAGCACTTCCCGGGCACAGCACCCAATTCCTACGGGAAAGGACGAAGTTAGGCACGCCTGGATCCTCACTGCATCCCCCCGGCACCCGCATCATCCTTGCTGCCTGCttgtgaaaggaaaggaaacctgAAGACACTCGGTGTACAGCTTGGGCCCTGTTCTGAGAACCAGGAAAGGATGCTGAGAGGCAAGACACCTGGGTCTCAAGGAGGTGGTGGGGGAGAGCCCGGTTAGCCTCAGAACGCAGAATCATCCCTGTTCCTGGCAGGCCAGAAGCAGAGTAGCTAAGTGCAGGAAGGGGTGTATCTGCTTTCTGATTTAACCATTCCTTGATTCCTCCCCTTGTTACCCCATTCTCCTGTCTGCGGACCAGGTGAGCCTTCTAGCTAAGGGATCCTGAGACCACATGTCCCCCTCCTTTATTTAAAAGGAGCTGGAAAAACTTTGATCAGAAGAGCTGGTTGGCCCAGCTGTGTCACCTGGGCCAGGGGACTCCAGACAATGGAGCCACTGGCCCGGGCAGGAGAGGGTACAGGCCCAGTCAGTTCTCACCACAGCATCCCTCCCCCCTCTCCAGCTGTGTCATGAGCTCACTGCTTCTCCGCCCTCTGGGGCTGCCGAGGCAGCTGAGGCTCATGGGGCAAGAACCAGTCTCTGCCCTGGGCTCTGGGGGCAgaggctcccctcccccaccagtgCCTGCCAACCTTCCCCAAAGGCCCAGCTGACACAcaatcctccccccaccccctaaaCAAAAGCCTTAATTTGCATATAGTGTGCATTCATTTACATACCGATCCCTTTCTGTAGGGAGGCTGTAACCACCACCACCCGGCCCCCCACCCGCCCTCACGGTTGTCCCCTCCCATCTTTCTCTCCTCAGAGAGGCCAAAACTCTGcttcaccccaccctcacccctagCCTGCCCTCAAAGGGTAGCCTTGTGGCCTTGGAGGGCTCAGCTTCTTCTTCTGTCTTTCCACAGCCCCAAATCATAGAATCTCAGGACACAAGGAGGGCTGGGTCAACTCTCTACCTCCATCTCACAGATGAGAAAGGTAAGGTATGAGAGGTAGAATGTCTTGGCCAAGTTCCTACTATCCTTGGCTGGCCTCCCCGTGCCCCATAGAGGGACAAAGAGAGGCAATGGGAACACACACGGGGAGGCCTGAGGGCAATGGCCTCACCAAGCAGAGCATCACTCCAGGGACAGACCCCAACCTTTCTGCAGGGGCGGGAGGAAAACACCTAGTCTGTAGTCAGACTGTCCTCCAGAAGCCCTCCCCATAGCTCCGTCTTCTCCCTGCGGCTGAGTCATGGGGAGACCTCGTGGCTGCTCAGTTAGAGCACAGGCTGGGAGTCTGGAAGCAGAAGCCGAGTTCCAGCTCCATGCCCAACCCCAGCTGTACCGTGTGGACTAGCCCCATCCACACTACACTGGAGGAGAGCTAGGAGCTCTCCACTTTGACAGGGAGACAGCCTGTGACTCAGAAGGGCCCTGCCTCAGGGCATTTCATAATCAGCGTGACGGAGCTGGCCTAGGGGCAGACTCTGCTCAGGAGGGCCCCCTCCCATCTTCCTGGCTCCACAACTGCTGATGCTTGGAGATCCCCATGGGAAAGTCACCCTCACCGCCTTGGGAAACCAGCTGCCAGGCAGCTCTCTCCAAGCCCCCTCCTGTGGGTtagcagagaaggaaaggagagcaaAGAGACCTGCTTCGGGTCTCTGGTGTGGGTTCAAATCCAAGCCCCAACACTCACTCAGTGTGTTCTCTGGGGCAAGTTATTTCATTTTCCTCACCTTCAAAGTAACAGTAAGTGCCCACATCCAGGACACTCAGATCCCACAGACTCTCTTATCTCTCTACGCCACACTTACCCTGGGCTCCTCTCTGCGCCATGCTGCCCACTGGGGAAAAGAGGCCCAGTGCTAGGTAACCAGGGCCCACAGCTCCCTGCTCTGTTTGGCCCTGCCTAGGGCCTCAAGGAGAGGACTCATTCTAGTCCCACAGGGCCCCGGGACCTATGCAGTACAGGGAGGCCGCTTGGCTCTGAGATGGAGCACTGGTCTAGAAACAGGCGGCTAGGGCTACGTCAGCCTCTGCCTTAACTATGGCAGCTCCGAATCCGGGCACCAAAGCCACCCCCTCGCAGCCCTCTGTTCTGATTTCAAGGGTTGCAGTCTCCTGAGTCTGTGTAGGCAGCCACCGTCCCATCCTCCTCCCCAGGCCAGCCCTACAGGGAGCCCTCCAGTCCACACCCAGAACATTCCCACTGTCACTGCCCTCATGCAGCCTTGCAGCAGTGGCTCAGACAGCCCTCCGTGAACACCCACCACAACAGACACAGGGTGCTTGGGGGGTCTCAGCATCAGTCTCCAGGGAgcctggtttctcctgaggcagggaggctgggacTAAGGGGGTGTGACAGCTGGTGGGAGGCTACAGAGACAAGTGCTATCTGAGAGACCCGACCCAGGATGAGGCTGAGGCGTCAGATAATGAAGTTGGAGAGGGGGATGCAATTAGGGGAGACTTACTTCAAAAGATCGTGGGCAGAACGGGCCCCTGGGCCTCCAGCCAACTCCAGCGATTATGAAGATGGCCAGGCACTGCCCACGCAGGGCGAGTACCTAAGGCCGGGCCTGAAGCTGAGTGTGAGGCAGACAGGAGTCGCTGCGCCCCCCGGACCTGAGTGTGCCAGCAGGGAAGCGGGACCCAGCCCCCGGAGGCCTGGCGGTCCCTGGGGACCGCACTTTGGTGGGTCCAAACTGTGTCCCAGCCTAGGGCCTAGAATCGGGGAGCCTTATCCGCCCCCCCAGCAAGACTGGCTAGGCCGGCGGCCACAGAGGGAAGCTGGACGCCAGGCCCGGGAAGGCTGGAGGCGCCGCTGAGGGAGAAGGGGCTACCAGGGGCTCCGAAATGCTGGGGAGACGACAGGGCTGAACAGATAGCAGGCACCTGCCGGGCGGGGCTGGGagccggggcggggggccgggctTACCCAGCATTaacagcagcagcggcggcggcggcaactTGGGACCGAGGGCGCCCATCCTGCACAGCCGGCTCTAGGAAGGCTCTGGGGGGCGGCGCGGGCTCTGGGTGACCAGGGGTTCGGGGGGCGCATGCCCGGGTGGGGGTCACGAAGCGGAGCTGCGAGGCGTGGGTGCGCGGAGCGGAGCTGAGCTAAGCGGGAGCTGCCAAGTCCccgccctcttccctcctccctcttccctcctcctcgcCGCCTCCTACTGCTTTCCCTCCCGCCTAGGCTACTAGGAAGACCGTTCCCGCCCCGCGTTGCCCCGACGCCTCCCACCCttgcccaggccccgccccggccctggGCTGCTGGCCCCAGTCTGGCCCCGCCCCGGTCCCCAACTCCGCCCCAACCCCTTCCGACCCTGGCCCCGCTCAGGTCCCCGGGTTTGTCCCTACAGGGTCCTGGACCTCGGCCCCGGCTCTGCCTGCCCCAGTCTCCGCCCCGACCTCAGCCTAGGCCCAGCCCGGGTGCGGCTCGGGTACTCGGCTCCGCCCAGACCCCGGCCCAGGCCCGCCCCCCTCAGCCCTAGCTCCGCCCCGACCCCGGTCCGCGGGCTGGAGGCACAGGAGCTTGGCCGAGTCCCCACAAGCTCCGCAGAGTGCACAGGTGCCCTGCGCAGTCTTGTTTTTCTCCGAGAGTTAGATGCTAGGGCCCTGGGATGGGTGAAGTGGCTGTGCCTTCGCGCTTAGAACCTGGCTATTTGCTCTGGACCTCTAGGCCTCGCCGCAAATCCTGCTGAAACGGGAAAGGGCGGATCTAGACGTTGCGGAACTAGGAGGATCTGAGCTGAAGGGCTTTACCCGGCTCCACAGGGTCACTGAAGACCTGTTTGCCGCCCCCTCGGGGCAGAATAAGAGGAAGAGAGCTAGGAGGCTGGGCCGTCTGGGTGCCGTCACTTCCTGGCTGGCAATCCTGGTCAAGTTGCTTAACATCCTTCCACTTTTCTTGTTGGCAAATTGAAATGAATGACATCCACCCCAAAGGATTTTTGTGACGATTGAGATAATGTACAGAAGGTGTCTGGCATAGAATACACTACAtaggagttgctgctgctgctgctaagtcgcttcagtcgtgtccgactctgcgaccccatggacggcagcccaccaggctcccccgtccctgtgattttgcaggcaagaacactggagtgggttgccatttccttctccaatggatgaaagtgaaaagtgaaagtgaagtcgctcagtcgtgtctgactcttcgcgaccccgtggactgcagcctaccaggctcctctgtccatgggattttccaggcaaaagtactggagtggggtgccattgccttctccgaaataggagatgggggaggggtaaattaTTCCAAACGTTTGCTAAGAGATTTAGTTCAGACCTAAAGAGAGGGTGATCCTGGGGTTTAGGTGAAGGAGTCTCTAGTTCCAGTGAGGAGAAATGggcgctggagaagacacttgagagacccttggacagcaaggagatcaaaccagtcaatcctaaaggaaatcaaccctaaatattcactggaaggactgatgctgaagctgacactccaatactttggccatctgatgcgaagagccgacttattgaaaaagaccctgatgctgggaaagatggagggcaggagaagggggcaacagaggatgagatggttagatggcatcatcaactcagtggaagtaagtttgagcaaactctggaagataatgaaggacagggaagcctggcacactgcaggtCCGTGGAGTTacgaagagtcagactcaactgagcgactgaacaacatcaataaCTGCACTGGGAAGGGTGGAGCCTGCCCAGAGTTGGGAGAGTGGAAAAGTCATCTTTCCCAGGTACTCTGACTCTTTCTCTGTGGTGGAGAACGTGGGAAGTGGGGAGGAACAGGAAGGGTGGGGCCAGACCAGGAAAAGGGACAACCAGGCCTGCTAAGCTAAGGCTGTCAGAGTGGCCATCCACGGGGGGTGACCCCAAAGCTCATCTAGCACCTTCATCCTCAGAATTTCATCTGTTCCCACTCATTGCCCCCAACCCTTCCTTTCACTCCTTACTcccttttacagaggaggaaatggaggcccagagagaggaagTGGCACAGGCCAGACGACCTTCCTTGATTTTGTCTTCTCAGAGTCTGGCATAGAGTCTAGATCAGAGGAGGTGCTCAGCTGAAGCCACATTAGGAACCCTAGAGAGACTGGAGAAATTCTGAGACAGAATCCTGGGGACCACTGAGGGAACCAGAGGTCCAGCCCTCCCTCTCAATACTTCCAGTTCTGCCCCAAGAATAGGGCAGTAGGGTGCCTTTTCCTTCACACTTTATCATATCTACAGCCTGAGGTCTCCAGACTCATTTTATCTAAATGCATCCACAGGCCAGGCTGAGTTATGTGAAAACTGAAATGTGTCTGGAAGCTTTTGGAGAAAAGCCACACTCCCTTTATTTGGGAGTGGAATGGACCTGACGCCTTTCTGATGCTTGAGAGATGAGAGATGTTGCCAAACATCATTATCATCACAGATGCAATTTATGGGACGTGTTGATCTTAAAGATAACAAGGTCTTAAGCTACAAAAATGAGTTTATCCAGGAATAGCAGAG contains:
- the IGSF8 gene encoding immunoglobulin superfamily member 8; amino-acid sequence: MGALGPKLPPPPLLLLMLGIGCCAREVLVPQGPLYRVAGAAVSISCNVSGYEGSAQQDFEWFLYRPEAPEAALGIVSTRDTRFSYAIFGPRVAAGEVQVQRLQGDAAVLRISRLQAQDAGIYECYTPSTDARYLGSYSGKVELRVLPDTLQVSASPPGPRGRQAPTSPPRLTVHEGQELALGCLARTSTQKHTHLAVSFGRAVPEVPVGRATLQEVVGLRPDLAVDAGAPYAARLAAGELRLGKEGSERYRMVLGGAQADDAGTYHCTATEWIQDPDGSWAQIAEKRAVLAHVDVQTLSSQLAVTVGPGERRVGPGEPLELLCNVSGALPPPGRHAAYSVGWEMAPAGAPGPGRLVAQLDTEGVGSLGPGYEGRHIAMEKVASRTYRLRLEAARPGDAGTYRCLAKAYVRGSGARLREAASARSRPLPVHVREEGVVLEAVAWLAGGAVYRGETASLLCNVSVRGGPPGLRLAASWWVERPEEGELSSAPAQLVGGVGQDGVAELGVRPGGGPVSVELVGPRSHRLRLHSLGPEDEGVYHCAPSAWVQHADYSWYQAGSARSGPVTVYPYTHALDTLFVPLLVGAGVALVIGATILGSITCCFMKRLRKR